Proteins found in one Verrucomicrobiota bacterium genomic segment:
- a CDS encoding DUF2085 domain-containing protein — MNDKRGKWIGFAVSGLFLGLIALAVFITYDGFPVLREFFSEFCHQFSDRCYHIHGVALPVCVRCIWIYLGLAAGHVLFIYWKPETVRITRALIGVITLMILDVLLERLGFYENWFWSRAVTGGLFGLIVSHFTLLGLRELYCEFTNPFTYVRTKFFSGRTR, encoded by the coding sequence ATGAATGATAAGCGAGGTAAGTGGATCGGGTTTGCTGTTAGCGGCCTCTTCCTCGGGCTAATTGCTCTCGCTGTATTTATTACCTACGACGGCTTTCCGGTTTTAAGGGAATTCTTCAGTGAATTTTGTCATCAGTTCTCCGATCGGTGTTACCATATTCATGGAGTAGCTCTGCCCGTGTGTGTTCGATGTATTTGGATCTATCTCGGACTGGCGGCTGGCCATGTCCTATTTATTTACTGGAAACCGGAAACAGTCAGAATAACCCGCGCACTTATCGGTGTAATAACTTTGATGATTCTTGATGTGTTGCTGGAAAGGCTGGGATTCTATGAAAATTGGTTCTGGTCGCGCGCGGTAACAGGCGGTTTATTCGGCTTAATCGTATCCCATTTTACACTTCTCGGATTAAGAGAGCTTTATTGCGAATTCACTAACCCATTCACCTATGTCAGAACAAAATTCTTTTCAGGTAGAACACGCTGA
- a CDS encoding DUF4199 family protein produces the protein MSEQNSFQVEHAEKPDDFQAMLVGASIVFFFGVFSFFIQFPCFCLPQILGGLVAVFWFTKKYKVTISSGKGIILGILTCLLGGVAAFIASVILQQFGIHTFEETIATFSEQIRAYSNKSGDSEQVEKIIDWLNSDSAEMVLTVATLGITLVVNTIGGVIGGAIGAAVFKKAPVVPPAAE, from the coding sequence ATGTCAGAACAAAATTCTTTTCAGGTAGAACACGCTGAAAAACCCGATGATTTCCAAGCCATGCTTGTTGGAGCCTCCATCGTATTTTTCTTTGGAGTTTTTTCGTTTTTTATTCAATTTCCATGCTTTTGTTTACCGCAAATTTTAGGTGGATTGGTCGCGGTCTTTTGGTTTACGAAAAAGTATAAAGTGACAATTTCATCAGGTAAGGGAATTATCCTAGGTATATTGACGTGTTTGTTGGGTGGAGTTGCTGCCTTCATTGCCTCGGTTATTTTGCAGCAGTTTGGGATTCATACATTCGAAGAAACAATTGCTACTTTTTCTGAACAAATAAGGGCTTACAGTAACAAGTCTGGTGATTCTGAGCAGGTAGAGAAAATAATAGATTGGTTGAATTCAGACAGCGCAGAGATGGTTTTAACAGTAGCGACATTAGGAATTACCTTGGTGGTTAATACCATTGGTGGCGTAATCGGAGGAGCTATCGGAGCCGCTGTATTCAAGAAAGCCCCTGTCGTGCCACCAGCAGCTGAATAG
- the coaD gene encoding pantetheine-phosphate adenylyltransferase, whose protein sequence is MRTAIYPGTFDPVTLGHLDVLHRASRIFDRVIIAVARNEAKEPTLSFDKRAELIQENLLDTTNIEISQFDGLVIDFAKEMDACALIRGVRAVSDFEYEMQMAQMNRNLDGSIETLFLMPNEAYTFISSRLIKQVAAYGGDISKFVPPNVFEALREKFPKLGPAK, encoded by the coding sequence ATGCGCACCGCTATTTATCCGGGAACTTTTGATCCTGTTACGCTAGGACACCTCGATGTCCTGCACCGGGCTAGCCGAATTTTTGACCGGGTAATAATTGCTGTTGCACGCAATGAGGCTAAAGAGCCTACGCTTTCATTTGATAAGCGGGCCGAGTTGATCCAGGAAAATCTGTTAGACACGACGAATATCGAAATTAGTCAATTTGACGGACTTGTTATAGACTTCGCCAAAGAAATGGACGCATGCGCTTTGATTCGTGGCGTTCGAGCCGTGTCGGACTTTGAGTATGAAATGCAAATGGCTCAAATGAACCGTAATTTGGATGGTTCTATTGAAACGCTGTTTCTGATGCCTAATGAAGCTTACACTTTTATAAGTTCAAGGCTTATCAAACAAGTAGCTGCTTACGGGGGAGATATTTCAAAGTTTGTACCTCCCAATGTATTCGAAGCGTTAAGGGAGAAATTTCCGAAACTAGGCCCGGCTAAATAA
- the pgsA gene encoding CDP-diacylglycerol--glycerol-3-phosphate 3-phosphatidyltransferase, producing MNLPNLLTLSRVPFLFVISILIFWGFRYANSIAFVVFVIAGLTDWLDGKIARDMGIISVFGQLMDALTDKVLTVGLFVLFLSVRILPDWMMFMVLLILAREFLITGLRMVAAAKNVVLPAEKAGKIKTVFQIISIGALIVAKALEVDWQPYSDLNIEPVTVFGYYFGWVLFSIATLMTVYSGSGYMIKYWGLFSGSSDSISK from the coding sequence ATGAATCTTCCGAATCTTCTAACTCTGTCCCGAGTCCCTTTCCTTTTTGTGATTTCGATACTGATATTTTGGGGGTTTCGTTATGCCAATTCCATCGCTTTTGTGGTTTTTGTGATTGCGGGATTGACTGACTGGTTAGATGGAAAAATTGCGCGGGACATGGGGATTATTTCTGTATTCGGTCAATTGATGGATGCTTTGACAGACAAGGTCCTTACAGTGGGGTTGTTTGTATTATTCCTGAGTGTTCGAATTCTTCCAGATTGGATGATGTTTATGGTGCTTCTTATTCTCGCGCGGGAATTTTTAATAACCGGTCTGCGCATGGTAGCAGCTGCCAAGAACGTGGTGTTGCCAGCCGAAAAGGCAGGGAAGATTAAAACAGTTTTTCAGATTATTTCCATCGGTGCGTTAATTGTCGCTAAGGCGCTTGAAGTGGATTGGCAGCCTTATTCGGATTTGAATATCGAGCCTGTTACAGTCTTTGGTTATTACTTCGGGTGGGTGCTCTTTTCGATTGCTACATTAATGACTGTGTATTCGGGGTCCGGTTACATGATTAAGTACTGGGGATTGTTCTCCGGGTCGAGTGATTCAATTTCTAAATAA
- a CDS encoding phosphatidylglycerophosphatase A, with the protein MKQHIWVKALPDNVVLTIATLGPIGNIKKAPGTWGTFAGIIWFSLVYWNLDLLGILVFSSVSIYLAIQICWEAEIRLKMRDPGKIVLDEFVAIPLCFIGTPRLLHSEIAWIVVLLVFLFFRLFDIWKPFGIKKLQNYPGGIGVVVDDLAAALLTAAVLYLLASFAVSAGYIGYIETIK; encoded by the coding sequence ATGAAACAACACATTTGGGTTAAAGCACTGCCGGACAATGTTGTTCTCACAATCGCCACGTTGGGTCCGATCGGTAATATCAAAAAGGCTCCCGGAACCTGGGGGACGTTCGCTGGAATAATTTGGTTTTCGTTGGTCTATTGGAATTTAGATCTACTGGGGATTCTTGTGTTTTCTTCCGTATCGATTTATCTGGCTATTCAAATTTGTTGGGAAGCGGAGATTCGTCTAAAAATGCGGGATCCCGGCAAGATTGTGCTCGATGAGTTTGTTGCGATTCCGTTGTGCTTTATAGGAACTCCCCGGTTACTTCATTCGGAAATCGCCTGGATTGTGGTTCTTCTGGTCTTTTTATTTTTCAGGCTGTTCGACATCTGGAAACCCTTTGGCATTAAAAAACTACAGAACTACCCAGGTGGAATTGGAGTTGTTGTCGATGACTTGGCCGCCGCGCTTTTAACCGCTGCTGTTTTATACTTGTTAGCATCCTTTGCCGTATCCGCAGGTTATATCGGGTATATTGAAACTATTAAGTAG
- a CDS encoding Nif3-like dinuclear metal center hexameric protein produces the protein MPRLKEVVIYCDERLSRSSIPDFPGAENGLQFENNGEVRKIGAAVDAGLVPFKKAAEAGIDFLIVHHGMFWNPPYPVTGTLYDKYKLCVESNLAVYGAHLPLDCHKEIGNNAILAKKLKLKVSNWFLEFEGNPIGLITEGSLERSELKNRLDTLFPSGVTAIEKGSKQPEKIAILTGSGASAVSELQKYGVDTLITGELKQNHFNEAEEAGLNLYACGHYATETFGVCALAEEVAEKYGVDWEFIGTDCPL, from the coding sequence ATGCCTAGATTAAAGGAAGTAGTAATTTATTGCGATGAACGCCTCAGCAGATCGTCAATTCCCGACTTTCCAGGAGCTGAAAATGGGCTGCAGTTTGAAAACAACGGCGAAGTGAGAAAGATCGGAGCCGCCGTTGACGCAGGACTTGTTCCTTTTAAAAAGGCAGCTGAAGCAGGTATAGATTTTCTGATCGTTCACCACGGTATGTTTTGGAATCCACCCTACCCGGTAACGGGTACCCTATATGATAAATACAAATTATGTGTGGAAAGTAATCTAGCTGTTTACGGAGCTCACTTACCATTGGATTGCCACAAAGAGATTGGTAACAATGCCATTCTAGCTAAAAAGTTGAAGCTGAAGGTTTCCAATTGGTTCCTCGAATTTGAAGGAAATCCAATTGGCCTTATTACCGAAGGATCCCTAGAAAGAAGTGAACTAAAGAACCGCTTAGACACATTATTCCCTAGCGGAGTAACAGCCATAGAAAAAGGGAGTAAGCAACCGGAGAAAATCGCTATCCTCACTGGCAGTGGAGCGAGCGCGGTATCGGAACTGCAAAAATATGGTGTCGACACCTTGATAACCGGAGAGCTCAAGCAAAATCACTTCAACGAGGCAGAAGAAGCGGGACTCAACCTTTATGCCTGTGGCCACTACGCCACAGAAACGTTTGGCGTGTGCGCATTGGCGGAAGAAGTCGCTGAAAAGTACGGAGTCGATTGGGAATTTATTGGTACGGATTGTCCACTTTAG
- a CDS encoding PEGA domain-containing protein, protein MMDESHFEHTGARVFKYSFFAVVIAITCIGLWQKEAILGYFSFREHGESRIVIYAEAGTKVSVVETGNKLRELGFVGRDGRFTLVEKGEIKGVRINLNHPHYFSEDRHFDLVEKGEVAVFQSAMVPLLGSLSVRTFPTGAKVLIDGKDEGLSPLRKLNIRDGKRFLVEVRLKGYISQNRDAVIEGGKTAELVFSLVSSQATISLETNKSDFDFSKLRLFMGGESYALDGQLLRNVKPGKHTIEVVAHDGLKLEKVINIKPGQTLHMQLPDWFVED, encoded by the coding sequence ATGATGGACGAATCACACTTTGAACATACGGGAGCACGGGTTTTCAAGTACAGCTTCTTTGCGGTTGTGATTGCAATTACCTGTATAGGCCTATGGCAAAAGGAAGCTATTCTCGGCTACTTTTCATTTCGGGAACACGGAGAATCCCGCATAGTGATTTACGCTGAAGCTGGAACCAAGGTTAGCGTTGTCGAAACGGGAAATAAATTGCGCGAACTCGGTTTCGTTGGGCGTGATGGCAGATTTACACTCGTTGAGAAGGGAGAGATCAAAGGTGTTAGAATTAATCTGAATCACCCGCACTATTTTTCAGAAGACAGGCATTTCGATCTCGTTGAGAAAGGAGAGGTAGCGGTATTTCAATCTGCAATGGTTCCTCTCCTTGGATCACTGAGCGTCAGAACGTTCCCAACCGGTGCCAAGGTGCTGATTGATGGAAAGGATGAGGGACTTTCTCCTTTAAGGAAGCTGAACATACGAGACGGAAAACGATTCTTGGTTGAGGTACGTTTGAAAGGATATATTTCCCAAAACCGTGATGCTGTTATCGAAGGAGGAAAGACTGCCGAATTGGTATTTAGTTTAGTCTCGTCCCAGGCGACCATTTCCTTGGAAACGAATAAATCCGATTTCGACTTCAGTAAACTCCGCTTATTTATGGGTGGGGAGTCATACGCTCTCGATGGACAGCTTTTAAGAAACGTTAAGCCAGGAAAGCATACGATTGAAGTTGTTGCCCATGATGGACTCAAACTCGAAAAGGTAATTAATATTAAACCTGGCCAAACGCTTCACATGCAATTGCCTGATTGGTTTGTCGAGGACTGA
- a CDS encoding cytidine/deoxycytidylate deaminase family protein: MSDRSDEMIPLGPVDAIAELIEAWHHRLTWDEYFMATTFLIASRSTCERLNVGCVIVSGGEGKNRLITAGYNGYLPGAPHTSRVRDNHEQGTVHAEQNAIADAARRGISLAGATAYVTHYPCINCAKVLAAAGIKVIKYQKDYKNDPLVFELLNEAGVSILKN; encoded by the coding sequence ATGTCCGATAGATCAGACGAAATGATTCCTCTCGGTCCGGTGGATGCTATTGCGGAGCTGATTGAGGCTTGGCACCACCGTTTGACCTGGGATGAGTATTTTATGGCGACAACGTTCTTGATCGCCAGCCGTTCAACCTGCGAGCGACTTAACGTCGGTTGCGTAATCGTTTCCGGTGGAGAGGGTAAAAATCGACTAATTACTGCAGGTTATAATGGATATTTGCCTGGAGCTCCCCACACCTCACGGGTGCGGGACAACCATGAACAAGGAACGGTTCACGCCGAACAAAATGCGATCGCCGATGCAGCCCGGCGAGGTATCAGCCTGGCTGGTGCAACTGCCTATGTTACGCATTACCCATGTATCAATTGTGCAAAAGTCCTCGCTGCGGCTGGAATCAAAGTAATCAAATACCAAAAGGACTATAAGAATGATCCCTTGGTTTTTGAACTTCTCAATGAAGCAGGAGTCTCCATTCTAAAGAACTAA
- a CDS encoding YqgE/AlgH family protein, with protein sequence MENIGHFSENYSGTLLVSHPALLDPNFKRTVVMLSAHSKEDGALGVILNRPMKKCLGEIEEKFAFGPLAQVPIYEGGPVATDQILLVAWNWSETESVFKLFFGIDPDRASELMEYSGATVRAFQGYSGWSGGQLEGEMEIHSWIPSQVRNRFVDELDGDSLWKKFLLELGPKYHLDAIAPEDPSVN encoded by the coding sequence ATGGAAAATATTGGGCATTTTTCTGAGAACTACTCTGGCACTTTGCTGGTTTCACATCCTGCATTGCTGGATCCAAATTTTAAAAGAACCGTTGTTATGTTATCTGCTCACTCCAAAGAAGATGGGGCGTTGGGAGTCATTTTAAACCGTCCCATGAAAAAGTGTTTGGGAGAGATTGAGGAAAAATTTGCCTTTGGTCCTCTTGCGCAGGTTCCCATTTACGAAGGTGGCCCGGTTGCTACCGATCAGATACTCTTGGTGGCGTGGAATTGGTCTGAGACGGAATCGGTTTTCAAACTGTTTTTTGGGATTGATCCCGATCGTGCTTCGGAGCTTATGGAATATTCAGGCGCTACCGTTCGTGCATTCCAGGGGTATTCGGGTTGGAGTGGCGGACAATTGGAAGGTGAAATGGAAATTCATTCCTGGATCCCGTCCCAAGTCAGAAATCGTTTTGTAGATGAGCTGGATGGTGATTCGCTTTGGAAGAAGTTCCTGCTCGAATTAGGTCCAAAATATCATCTGGATGCTATTGCTCCTGAAGATCCTTCGGTTAATTAG
- the ykgO gene encoding type B 50S ribosomal protein L36, with protein MKVASSIKSLKTRHPDCQVVRRKGRIYVLCKTNPRFKARQG; from the coding sequence ATGAAAGTAGCATCTTCCATCAAATCGCTCAAAACCCGGCACCCAGACTGCCAAGTGGTTCGTCGTAAAGGTCGTATTTATGTCCTTTGCAAAACCAATCCTCGCTTCAAAGCTCGCCAGGGTTAA
- a CDS encoding type B 50S ribosomal protein L31: MKADTHPKSHPVCFIDVSSGTKFLTRSTVTSKKTEKIDGIEYQVIVQDVTSDSHPAYTGEKRFVDSAGRVEKFNNKFRRVRGS, translated from the coding sequence TTGAAAGCCGATACACATCCCAAATCTCATCCTGTTTGTTTCATTGACGTTTCTTCAGGTACGAAATTCTTAACCCGGTCCACTGTTACTTCAAAGAAGACGGAAAAGATCGACGGCATTGAGTATCAAGTCATCGTTCAAGACGTTACTTCTGATTCTCACCCGGCTTACACCGGTGAAAAACGCTTTGTTGACAGCGCCGGTCGTGTTGAAAAATTCAACAACAAGTTTCGTCGGGTTCGCGGAAGCTAA
- a CDS encoding DUF1015 family protein, giving the protein MKIRAFQGLRPNPQLAASVASLPYDVVNTEEAAELAEGNPNSFLHVVRAEIDLPAGTDVYSDAVYAKAKDNLQKLQDSGALVRETAPSLYVYQQVMNNHKQRGLVSIYHIDDYLNDLIKKHEKTRPQKEDDRTKLNSTLSAHPGPVFLTYRDNDAVNTIVDQICQGRPFIDFTAPDGVQHTIWKVENTEELVTLFSDIPASYVADGHHRSASAARVGAERKAANPDHTGEEDYNWFLAVNFPASQLKILPYNRLIFDLNGHSDQDFLEKVKAVAEVTEDADPSPSRVGKLSMYFKGRWYGLEFPQDDSLDPVNRLDISRLQDGILCPILGVEDPRTSNRIDFVGGIRGTAELEKRVNQGDGPVAFSMYPVTIDQLMDIADAGATMPPKSTWFEPKLRSGLFIHTF; this is encoded by the coding sequence ATGAAAATTCGTGCGTTTCAAGGCTTACGTCCCAATCCCCAACTGGCAGCATCGGTCGCCTCTTTACCTTATGATGTAGTCAATACGGAAGAAGCAGCTGAGTTGGCTGAAGGAAACCCAAATAGCTTTCTGCACGTTGTTCGGGCTGAGATAGATTTACCTGCCGGAACCGATGTTTATTCAGACGCGGTGTATGCAAAGGCGAAGGACAATTTACAAAAGCTCCAAGATTCAGGAGCCCTGGTAAGAGAAACCGCTCCGAGCTTGTATGTGTACCAACAGGTAATGAATAATCACAAACAACGTGGATTGGTTAGCATCTACCACATCGATGATTATCTGAATGATCTTATAAAAAAGCATGAGAAAACGCGGCCTCAAAAAGAAGATGACCGTACCAAGCTCAATTCCACGTTAAGCGCCCACCCAGGACCTGTTTTTCTCACCTACCGGGATAACGATGCGGTTAACACCATCGTTGATCAGATATGCCAAGGTAGGCCGTTCATTGATTTCACAGCGCCTGATGGTGTTCAGCATACCATTTGGAAAGTCGAAAATACAGAGGAGTTAGTGACCCTGTTTAGCGATATTCCTGCCTCCTATGTTGCGGACGGGCACCATCGAAGTGCAAGTGCTGCCCGCGTGGGCGCAGAACGCAAAGCAGCCAACCCAGACCACACAGGAGAGGAAGACTACAATTGGTTCCTCGCAGTGAACTTTCCAGCAAGCCAGCTTAAGATTCTACCTTACAATCGTCTCATTTTTGATCTCAATGGACACTCCGACCAGGATTTTCTGGAGAAAGTAAAAGCAGTCGCAGAGGTCACCGAAGACGCAGATCCATCTCCGAGCAGGGTAGGTAAACTGAGTATGTATTTCAAGGGTCGCTGGTATGGACTCGAATTCCCTCAAGATGACTCTCTTGATCCTGTTAACCGTCTAGACATTAGCCGTCTTCAAGATGGTATTCTTTGCCCCATTCTTGGTGTTGAAGATCCAAGAACAAGTAACCGTATAGATTTTGTTGGCGGAATTCGTGGAACAGCCGAATTAGAGAAACGAGTAAATCAAGGAGACGGGCCAGTAGCGTTCTCCATGTATCCCGTAACAATCGACCAATTGATGGACATCGCTGATGCCGGAGCAACCATGCCTCCCAAGAGTACCTGGTTCGAACCGAAATTGAGAAGTGGATTGTTCATCCACACATTTTAG
- a CDS encoding response regulator: MFSKSSRLSANNDIDRTKEELVRLHRRSHLLEQRLRNNQQVFVDFESIAKAVSHLIKAHKSDQAVLESLALVGEGSGLDRIYLLKNETGDEQGGVIDQVYTWVSESDDIQVPEFHSLPFEAFFPSWLNKWKAGEPLWGNLEDVPDIEHLTLAKQGVVSFLWIPVFYENVWWGVLGFDQISTTRVWHPKEISGYELLATSIVEFMRRQKLESDLLLFQERHEKASHAEQFGVWDWNIEKNELFLDSSIKRMAGRKANEIIEDLNSWEALFILRDHGNWVEALNLRIAAQEKDFELEHHLRHADGRLIEVYSRGMIVYSDSGKPVRVLGTTTDITHRKSIQNDLTKARDLAEEGSRSKSEFMAKMSHEIRTPLNGVIGFATLLKHTELSSEQLDYLTNLETSGRLLLSMVNNILDFSKIEAGKLDLEQKPFDIRESVKSILGVFGDAVIKKGIKIEFVAEDEVPESVITDPLRIQQVILNLVGNAVKFTEEGSILVHASWVDAEDGKGRLHFSVKDSGIGIESDRLAAIFEPFTQADSSMTRRFGGSGLGLSICQNILQIMGSKLVVTSDFGSGSEFSFEILVKESPVEVVEELKKVRESVLESTSKTISRSKMDLRAKAKILLAEDNALNQQVISKLLSRLGYNAVLVENGQEAIDALKRWKFDLVFMDLMMPVLDGISATKEIRETIPPAKQPIIVALTANSSEDDINNCLAIGMNDFITKPVELDVLEKTLNEHLDLRRYEVESAVVESEINTIEFSEIELEESFDEDADELVFEHFDPAYMRKLMGSNSEPEVQDEFSIDAIDIFLETMPELVLSLSTFAREEKWKEFEREAHNLKGTAKMVGALILGNFALQLELWVQEGHVGSRKDEIEQIADEFAALSKELDLYRESLKKKQRQIS, encoded by the coding sequence ATGTTTTCTAAGTCTTCCAGGCTCAGTGCAAACAACGATATAGATCGAACCAAAGAAGAATTGGTTCGGTTGCATCGACGCTCGCATTTACTTGAGCAAAGGCTTAGGAACAACCAACAGGTATTTGTGGATTTTGAATCAATAGCTAAAGCAGTCAGCCATTTAATAAAGGCTCATAAGTCAGATCAAGCCGTTCTGGAGTCACTCGCTCTTGTCGGTGAAGGTTCGGGCTTGGATAGGATCTATCTGCTTAAAAATGAAACGGGTGATGAGCAAGGCGGGGTCATAGATCAAGTCTATACCTGGGTAAGCGAATCGGATGATATTCAAGTTCCCGAATTTCATTCACTTCCCTTTGAAGCTTTTTTCCCTTCCTGGTTAAACAAATGGAAAGCGGGTGAACCGCTTTGGGGGAACCTCGAAGACGTCCCCGATATTGAGCACTTAACTCTAGCCAAACAGGGAGTTGTTTCCTTTTTATGGATACCCGTTTTTTATGAAAATGTATGGTGGGGTGTTTTGGGATTTGATCAGATATCCACTACTCGAGTCTGGCATCCTAAGGAAATTTCTGGATATGAACTTTTGGCTACAAGCATCGTTGAATTTATGCGCCGCCAAAAGTTGGAGTCTGATCTTCTGCTTTTTCAGGAACGACATGAGAAGGCATCTCACGCCGAGCAGTTTGGTGTATGGGATTGGAACATAGAAAAGAACGAGCTCTTCCTGGATAGTTCTATAAAGCGTATGGCGGGCCGAAAAGCCAATGAGATCATTGAGGATTTGAATAGCTGGGAGGCATTGTTTATTCTTAGAGACCATGGAAACTGGGTTGAAGCCTTGAATCTTAGAATTGCCGCTCAAGAAAAAGATTTTGAGCTGGAGCATCATTTGCGACACGCTGATGGTCGGTTGATAGAAGTTTACTCACGCGGGATGATTGTTTACTCTGATTCAGGTAAACCGGTTCGCGTATTAGGAACGACAACTGATATCACTCACAGAAAGTCTATCCAAAACGATTTAACCAAGGCGCGTGACTTAGCCGAAGAAGGAAGCCGATCGAAATCTGAGTTTATGGCCAAGATGAGCCACGAGATCCGTACTCCATTAAATGGAGTCATCGGATTTGCCACTCTTTTGAAACACACAGAATTAAGTTCGGAACAATTGGATTACCTTACCAACTTGGAAACAAGTGGCCGCCTTTTACTTTCCATGGTTAATAACATTCTTGATTTCTCCAAAATAGAGGCTGGCAAACTGGACCTTGAACAAAAGCCCTTCGACATCCGGGAAAGTGTAAAATCGATCCTCGGTGTATTTGGCGATGCAGTGATTAAGAAAGGTATCAAGATTGAATTTGTTGCCGAGGATGAGGTACCCGAAAGTGTCATTACAGATCCTCTTCGTATCCAACAAGTGATTCTCAATTTGGTAGGAAACGCTGTCAAATTTACGGAAGAGGGTAGTATATTGGTTCATGCTTCATGGGTAGATGCGGAGGACGGAAAAGGACGTTTACATTTTTCAGTCAAAGATTCGGGCATCGGTATTGAATCCGATCGTTTGGCTGCGATTTTTGAGCCATTTACTCAGGCAGATTCATCGATGACTCGTCGTTTTGGTGGATCAGGCTTGGGGCTTTCCATTTGCCAAAATATATTGCAGATAATGGGCTCAAAATTGGTGGTAACCAGTGATTTTGGAAGTGGCAGTGAGTTTTCTTTTGAGATTCTTGTTAAGGAATCTCCGGTTGAGGTTGTTGAGGAATTGAAGAAAGTTAGGGAGTCTGTATTGGAATCCACTTCGAAAACGATTTCACGATCCAAAATGGATCTTCGAGCAAAAGCCAAGATTCTCCTCGCGGAAGACAATGCATTAAATCAACAGGTAATTTCAAAATTACTCAGTCGCTTGGGTTACAACGCGGTTTTAGTTGAAAACGGCCAGGAGGCAATTGATGCACTCAAGCGTTGGAAGTTTGATTTGGTATTCATGGATCTCATGATGCCGGTTCTTGATGGTATTTCAGCTACTAAAGAAATACGTGAAACCATTCCACCGGCCAAACAGCCCATCATTGTTGCGCTGACGGCGAACTCTTCAGAAGATGACATCAACAATTGTCTGGCGATTGGTATGAATGATTTTATAACCAAACCGGTGGAGCTTGATGTTCTCGAGAAAACATTGAATGAGCATTTGGATTTAAGAAGGTACGAGGTTGAATCTGCGGTGGTTGAATCAGAGATCAATACCATCGAATTTTCTGAGATCGAACTTGAGGAGAGCTTTGATGAGGATGCTGACGAATTGGTATTTGAACATTTTGACCCAGCCTACATGCGCAAATTAATGGGAAGTAATTCAGAGCCGGAGGTACAGGATGAATTCTCTATTGATGCCATCGATATCTTTTTAGAAACGATGCCGGAATTGGTTCTGTCTTTGAGTACTTTCGCCAGGGAAGAGAAGTGGAAAGAGTTTGAGCGTGAAGCGCACAATTTAAAAGGTACGGCTAAGATGGTAGGCGCCCTGATTTTGGGAAACTTTGCATTGCAACTTGAGCTGTGGGTTCAGGAAGGACATGTTGGAAGTCGAAAAGACGAAATAGAACAAATAGCGGATGAGTTCGCAGCTTTGTCCAAAGAATTGGATCTATACCGCGAGTCACTAAAGAAAAAGCAGCGTCAAATCTCTTAG
- a CDS encoding diacylglycerol kinase, whose product MEDSSKFRNTGIKRIILAGKYSMDGLWFAFRNEAAFRQEALLSMVLIPLAIWLQPGFTPFCLLVGSIMLVMIVELLNTGIETAIDYQSMDIHPLAKLAKDLGSAAVFLSLLNLAIVWGFYLWDRFA is encoded by the coding sequence ATGGAAGACAGTTCTAAATTTCGAAACACTGGAATCAAACGAATCATTTTGGCCGGAAAGTACTCGATGGATGGCCTTTGGTTTGCCTTCAGGAACGAAGCAGCGTTTCGGCAGGAAGCCCTTCTATCAATGGTTTTGATTCCTCTGGCGATATGGCTTCAACCTGGGTTCACCCCTTTCTGTCTTTTGGTCGGTAGTATTATGTTGGTGATGATTGTGGAATTGCTAAACACCGGCATTGAAACGGCAATCGATTACCAGTCTATGGATATCCATCCCCTGGCTAAGTTGGCCAAAGATCTTGGAAGTGCGGCTGTTTTTTTGAGTTTGCTAAATCTTGCAATTGTGTGGGGATTTTATTTGTGGGATCGCTTTGCATGA